The region GAAGTTGGGGAACTTTCTTCGAAATGTCATTAAGATTTGTCTTACTGTCTGTTGTGGCTCATGAGATGGTTGTATGTCAGTGATGGTGCAGTTTACCACCAGAAGTTACTATTTGCTTaattactgtacttaagtacaattttaaggtacttgtacttttgagtatttccattttatgctactttatacttctactccactgtaTCTGCacaggcaaatattgtactttctactccactattttatatctttagttactttgcagattcagattaataatcaCAAAAGattactaaaaaataaatgatgatgtatcaCATTGGATAAATATAGGACTTTATTGATCCATTGGGGAAATTCCCAAGCTATACCCGGTAATGAAAAataagctccacctttaccagcttcaacattaaagtaatgcacattttaatgcatcaataatcataagtcaataatatattatatattattctgaaatgggcctttgtgcataatgagtacttttatttttggtgcTTTTGTACTGGATTTCAGTACTTTTGACTTGTAACACAGTATTTCTACACTAtgatattgctacttttacttaagtaagagatctgagtacttcttccaccaacGATTGAATGAAGTCCAAATAGTAGCTAGTCATGTCTACGTGAACAGCATCTTCTATTTTTGCAGAACTGATGGtacaatttgtcatttttaagagTGGACTGAAGATCCTAACCTTTAACGAAACTGATTACATGACAACATTACATGGATTGTTGTTGACCTCTAGGCAAAATATAAAAAGGTactaactatttttttttttaattgcaggTTTCAAGACAATGATGGAGGTAATGACCGCTACCCCTTTCTATTACATCAATGCCACAGATGCTTCTGGAAGAAATGGCTCTATGTatgacgacgacgacgatgaGTATGACTATAAGGACGAGCATGCTGAGCTGAGACAGTCCCTCAACATCATGTCCCTCATTGTTTACTGTTTGGCCTTTGTCCTTGGTGTGCTCGGGAATGGAGTGGTTATCTGGGTGACCGGGTTCAAGATGAAGAAAACCGTTAACACAGTTTGGTTCCTCAACCTGGCGGTGGCCGACTTCCTCTTCACAGCGTTCCTGCCCCTGAGTGTGACCTACACAGCTATGGATTTCCACTGGCCTTTCGGCAAGTTCATGTGCAAGCTGAACAGCACCATAAGCTTTCTGAACATGTTTGCCAGTGTCTACATTCTGGTGGTGATCAGTGTGGacagatgtgtgtctgtggtgtggcCCGTCTGGGCCCAGAACCACCGGAGTGTACGCAAGGCGTCCTGTGTGAGTCTGGGTGTTTGGGTACTGGCTCTGATTCTCAGCACTCCATACTTCATCTTCAGGGACACTGGGCCGTCATACAACAATGACGACATCATCAACTGCTTCAACAACTTTGCATTCTCTGACGACTACGAAACACTGTCTGTGAATCAGCTGCGACAGTTTCGCCATCAGGCCATGACCATCACCCGCTTCCTCCTGGGATTTGTTGTTCCCTTCACTGTCATTGTCTCTTGTTATGCTGTGATAATCCATCGTCTCAGAAGAAATCGCACCCTGGCCAGCCAGTCAAGTCGCCCCTTTAAGATCATCGCCGCTGTAATCACCACTTTTTTCCTGTGCTGGGCTCCGTATCACATCATGGCTTTGATTGAGTTGGTAAATCACATGGCTAATCATGCAAGTGAAACATTAGACCATGTCACCACTATCGGAGTCCCTATAGCAACCAGCCTGGCCTTTCTCAACAGTTGCCTGAACCCACTGCTGTATGTGTTCATGGGACAAGATTTCAAGGATAAAGTCCGCAAATCCATCCTGAATGTTTTGGAGACTGCCTTCCAGGAAGAAATTTCTCGCTCTTATACCTACACAAACTCAATGGTCACCAGTCGGAGCAAAGAAAAGTctgtctctgatgccgaggtgTAAGGTTGATATAAACAAATACTGTAACTGTACATAGAAAATGTAACTGTATATAACAAATAacttagctttttttttcattcaaggAGCCTCAAGGCAATCTTTATACATTATCTAAAATAGAAACATTTCACCTGTTACCGTTTGATAGATAGGAGTTTTATGATTGGCAACTTCACTGACAGTATTTATAATTTGGTAGAGCAGACAGATAATATTATACAATAACTTCTAGATCCATTTGTGATGCATTCGTGGGATAAAGTTTTTTGAAATTATGGAAAGGCTTATTTATGTAGAGCTTTTCAAGgggaaaaaagaataaaacagaaaaagaaaagcatgcacgcataaatacacacatgttGACAGATTTTGCCAAATTGAATAACCTATAGAGCAAAAGGCCACATTTATCTCTTGAGCAACAATGGTGCCTCTTCACCACACAGTCCTGTCGTTGGCTGCACTTTGACTCACGGCAGTACCTTCAGTCTGTACCATACTAGACCTAGTGGATGGTGTAATGTGCCATCTTTTTTGACAAGAGAAACCAGTCATAATTTGAAAATAGTACATCAGTTTATGGTTTAATTTgtgcaacacaaacaaaaaaatgtttttcgtCTGTCACATACACTCCAGATGTTGATTATTACAGTATGTACCTGCCTGTATGTGATGGCAAaggacaaaagcaacaaaacacgCCCCAGTTGTTTATAGGCCATGATTATAGactatattaaagaggacctattatgcttattttcaggttcatacctgtattttgggtttctactagaatatgtttacatgctttaatgtgcaaaaaacgctttctttttctcataccggctgtggcacagcacctcttttcaccctctgtctgaaacgctctgtttgagctcctgccccccctcccaaaaagcccagtctgctctgattggtcaactgaaccaaactctttggactctgctgTAGCTCCGCTCTGACTGGCTtcgtttgagggcgtgccaaactagccgctaggcaggtattacgcaaatgtgtcccttggtgacatcactacgttacggaagaaaaggcaggacttcaatcaaggaaaggaaaaaaagcaccaaagtataataggtcctcttaaataattaataaggcTGGCACATCACCTAAATAACAATAAGTTGACAAAGAACACAATGTCTTTCTTGCCATAGAATATCGTAGGTTATAAACTAACGTATTGAAGagtgataataaataaagtacagtGTGAAATAGTGTTGCTGAACCACTGCATAAACAGGCTTATAGCAAGTCCATTTCCCAACTTGCCCCTCACTTCCAACTCAACCCAACCACTGATCCCATTATGTGTGTACATGACAAAATTGGGCACATGAAGGTGACCACAAAGACCATCTTTGGGTACATACAAGGTGAAAGGGAAGTGGGCAGCTACACTACCTAGTTACATTAAGATTTTGTGTAAATCAccctgtaatgtctatttcttatGTCGCCTGCCATGTGGCAACACCAGAGAAACTGATTCAACTGATTTTTGACTGCTACATGTCTACTGCATGCTTTGATAAACATATGTTTTTACCATTGTTATTCAGCATTAGGACATGCTAATGTAAGCCTAATAAATACCTTTATAGTGACTATGGCTATTGTGTTTAAAGTAGCAGCTGCATTGTATACTTGGCTtggtttgatcgtttgatcatTGTTAGTAATTTTTGGCGGAGGATATGTGAGTACATGCATATGGTGCCCTAATCCGAGAATTTTAATGAATCATTTTCCACATTTATctacagattattttcattatcgattaatctgccagTTTTGTTCTCGACTTTCTCTCAATCAAGCACATGTTCTAtaaagaaaatagagaaaattgTCCTTCCTACTTTCCCAGAGTCCAAGGTGACATCTATaagtgtcttgtttttttccgaccaacagcaacaaaaaaactaaaatattcagTGTACTAtcaaaaaagataaagaaaaaacaccaaatattcacattttagaagctagAACCAGTGAAAATTTGGCAGATTACCAATTGAATAAGTGAATGGTGAAAAAGGGAATGGCACGTTTATTCAGTGTATTGTATGACTTTGTAAATATGGCATATTATGATAAACCTCTCTATAAAATGTCTAATGTAAACAATGTAAATGATCAtttaactgctttttttttttttttttatctttttcagcCCAAGTGGCCataaatgatgataatgattaaGACTGTTATTGTGCTTCTTGTTACTATTGtttctattattaaaata is a window of Sebastes umbrosus isolate fSebUmb1 chromosome 11, fSebUmb1.pri, whole genome shotgun sequence DNA encoding:
- the fpr1 gene encoding chemokine-like receptor 1, which translates into the protein MMEVMTATPFYYINATDASGRNGSMYDDDDDEYDYKDEHAELRQSLNIMSLIVYCLAFVLGVLGNGVVIWVTGFKMKKTVNTVWFLNLAVADFLFTAFLPLSVTYTAMDFHWPFGKFMCKLNSTISFLNMFASVYILVVISVDRCVSVVWPVWAQNHRSVRKASCVSLGVWVLALILSTPYFIFRDTGPSYNNDDIINCFNNFAFSDDYETLSVNQLRQFRHQAMTITRFLLGFVVPFTVIVSCYAVIIHRLRRNRTLASQSSRPFKIIAAVITTFFLCWAPYHIMALIELVNHMANHASETLDHVTTIGVPIATSLAFLNSCLNPLLYVFMGQDFKDKVRKSILNVLETAFQEEISRSYTYTNSMVTSRSKEKSVSDAEV